The following nucleotide sequence is from Ferruginibacter lapsinanis.
CTTTTCTTTTTTCTATATGATACCCTACATTTTTAGGCTCAACTCTTTTTCGCTGTGCTTGCGGTTGAATTTGAACATCATTTGTAACAGGTTGATTACAGTGACTTAATAGAAGAGTTAAAAATACAAGTTGAAGTATAGGATATATTTTACGCATAATTGATTGACGGCTATTGGCCTGTTTCTCATGAATTGACAAACGGCATGCCACATAATCAATCTTTTAACAGATGCAATTATCTATGTTAGAAAACATTATAAAAACCTATTTAAATGAAATGATCTATTTCACAATTGTTATATAGCCGGTTAATGTAGAAACTGTACCATCAGTATCAATAATGTAATAGTACGTGCCGAAAGGCAACGGTTTCCCTTTATAAGTTCCATCCCATGGTTTGTAAATACCTTTACTTTCGTAGAGCAATTGACCATAACGATTAAAGACCTCTACTTTGGCATTCGGATAGGTTTGTAAATTTTCTATCAACCAAAGATCATTGATACCATCATTATTTGGAGTAAATGTATTGGGCACTTCAATTGGTTTTAACAATTTTACTGAAACAGAATCTGTAGCACTACATCCTCCTGTAGAAGTAGCCACAAGTTTATATACCATATCATTTGTAATTCCTGAAATAGTTGGCTCGGCAATAATAACACTGTTTAAAAAAGTGGCCGGCGACCATGAGTAAGCCAGATCACTACGCTCCCCTGTGATTGATAGTTTACGGGTTTCTCCAGCAAATAATACAATATTATCTTCTGTGTTTATTACCGGCAAAGGACTTACTTCTACTATCTGAGTAGTATCATCTACACAACCTCCTGTGTTGGTTACCGTTAGTTTAACAGCATATCTGCCAGGTGCAGCAAAAGTCTTAAATAGTGTTGTTGATATATCCGGCTGTTCTTCTATTGCGCTTGTTCCAAAATTCCAAACAGACCTTTGTATATCGCCATCGGTGGTTGTACTGTTATTACTAAAAGATACTCTGTCATTCACACAAACAGCAGCGTCATCTATCGAAAAATTGGCTATGGGCTGCCGTATAAATCCACCATAGATCATTGTTTTTGTATCAGGACACCCTTTATCCGAAATAACTGTAAGGGTAACTGTAAATGAATTTGCAGAAGAAAAGGTATGTTGTGGAGATACAGATAATGATGTGTTAGTAGCTCCGCTGGCAGGATCTCCAAAATCCCATTGATAAGACACTATATTTCCTACGCTGATAGCAGATGAATTTGTAAACTGTACAGATGTGCCTGGTAAACAAGCCTTAGAAGAGCTGAATCCTGCTACCGGCGCCACTCCTACAAAAACCACAGTAGTAACCGGAGCAGAAGTACAATTATTGACGGTTGCAGTTACTGTATAAGCCCCGGCAATTGCCTCACTCACAATAGGTATTGATACATGCTGATCATTACTTACAAAACCATTCGGACCGGTCCATGTAAAACTTGCTCCGGCAATATCCGGCACAGTTAAAGAAAGTGCTTGCCCATTACACAAGGGACTATTATTACTAACAGTACCGGCTATAGGAGTATTTTTGACAGTAACATTAGTAGTTACAGGCAATGAAGAACAACCATTCACTGTTGCCTTAACAGAATAAATGCCTGCATTGATTGCTGCTGCGGTATTGATAGCAGGATTTTGCTGAGAACTTGCAAAACCATTAACTCCAGTCCATGTAAAACTTGCACCGGTAATATCCGGTGTTGTTAAAAGGATCGGCTGTCCTTCGCAAACAGGACCATTATTATTTACAGCACTTACAACAGGCATTGCAGTAACAGTAACTAAAACAGTTTTCGACTGCGATGTACAATTGTTAACAGTAGCTGTAACACTGTATGTTCCTGAATGAATAATATCTGCATTGGGTATAGATGGATTTTGATCTGTGCTTGTAAATCCATTGGGTCCTGTCCACTTAAAAGTTGCGCCAGCAATATTAGCAGTCGATAGATTAATTGTTTGTCCTTTACATAAAGGACCATTTACTGTAACAGCACCGATTACCGGCGAAGGATTTATTATTACATTGGTGGTATATGGTGCTGAAAGACAGTAGCCCAACTTTGCCCTCACCACATAAACGGCAGCATCTTCAACTTTAATATCAGTACGAGTTACATTTTGCTCTTCTACAAACCATGGATCATCCGGGATATCCCTGTACCAAATAAAAGATGCCCCGGTAATGTCAGGTGTAGTTAAACTAAGTGTCTCTCCTGCACAGATAGGGCTATTATTACTGGCACTTGTTATTACCGGTGTTTCATAGACCTCTACATGCACATTATTATACGGAACCGAAGTACAATTATTAACGGTAGCTGTTACAGTATATTGACCAGATGCGGCCAAAGTAGCATTAGGGATCTCCGGTAATCTTTCTGTACTGGTAAAGCCATTAGGACCTGTCCAGCTATATGCAGCTCCGGGAATATCTGCAGCACTCAAATGAACTGTATGACCTACACAATTAGGATTATCGCTGCTTGCATAACTAATAACCGGTATCGGATTGACCACAACCACAGTTGATGCCGGAGCAGAAGAACAATTGCCAACTGTAGCAACTACCGTATATGTACCGGCTTTTGCCAATGTAACCGGACTAATGACCGGATTACGGGATGTGCTAGTAAATCCATTAGGTCCTGTCCACTTGTAAGTAGCCCCGCTCACAACGGTAGCACTCAACTGAAGACTTAAACTGGTATTTTCACAAAAAGGACCATTATTTGACACTATTGGAGAGGCGGTATTGCCAGGAGTTATGGTAATAGTTACAGGTTTTGTACTTGTATTATTACATCTATCCGTAACCGTTACTGTATATGCTTTTGTTATAGTTGGTTGTATAGTTACCTGCGCCGTATTCCCGGCGTTATTATCCCAGGAAAAGGTGTAAGGAGAAACACCATACAGTCCTGTAGCTGTAAGAGTAACAGGCGTGCCGGCACAAACCGAAAGTGACGGAATAGATGAAGAAATTGTTCCAACTTCAACCGTTCTCCCTTCCATACGTATAATAAACGGATCACGGGCCCCTACATACGTAGTATCACAAATAGAGGCTGCTCCGGTATACCTATTCCATAAATGTAACATATACGAGACTGT
It contains:
- a CDS encoding PKD domain-containing protein; amino-acid sequence: MIKLYPSLLSQLSIFFIFLFCGDTVNAQENSNELYTKAPNYTFFTDRGSIKTADKGFVEVESKRTIDSRYFIGVKDPSVFYIEKSLGALHYKQGDRWLPINDALSPIGGNIFEASDQLEPVGFDMSAKTAYIKTVYGIVHFNSWKLFGKKNGREVVLSAPDWSHYTAGDNGLYITNIFPGIDAELRVLKGAVKTSFIITKNYFSGYDALVFKDIFYGDNSSDELKRSNGGNEEADYFIDKKKILHIGSNVVYAAMAPDRSIKKIPYSIRANELSFAVDVAYIDQYILSGKVIIDPLVSAVTSIAANDIKASKNNGSFATACKYPVNVTVPANATFTNVSFQFTMYSKAPANTGMIFFAITNGSCYSGNWTCASTNDCTQQGTVGSLGNYTNISNSMLSCLPPPSCSEQTVSYMLHLWNRYTGAASICDTTYVGARDPFIIRMEGRTVEVGTISSSIPSLSVCAGTPVTLTATGLYGVSPYTFSWDNNAGNTAQVTIQPTITKAYTVTVTDRCNNTSTKPVTITITPGNTASPIVSNNGPFCENTSLSLQLSATVVSGATYKWTGPNGFTSTSRNPVISPVTLAKAGTYTVVATVGNCSSAPASTVVVVNPIPVISYASSDNPNCVGHTVHLSAADIPGAAYSWTGPNGFTSTERLPEIPNATLAASGQYTVTATVNNCTSVPYNNVHVEVYETPVITSASNNSPICAGETLSLTTPDITGASFIWYRDIPDDPWFVEEQNVTRTDIKVEDAAVYVVRAKLGYCLSAPYTTNVIINPSPVIGAVTVNGPLCKGQTINLSTANIAGATFKWTGPNGFTSTDQNPSIPNADIIHSGTYSVTATVNNCTSQSKTVLVTVTAMPVVSAVNNNGPVCEGQPILLTTPDITGASFTWTGVNGFASSQQNPAINTAAAINAGIYSVKATVNGCSSLPVTTNVTVKNTPIAGTVSNNSPLCNGQALSLTVPDIAGASFTWTGPNGFVSNDQHVSIPIVSEAIAGAYTVTATVNNCTSAPVTTVVFVGVAPVAGFSSSKACLPGTSVQFTNSSAISVGNIVSYQWDFGDPASGATNTSLSVSPQHTFSSANSFTVTLTVISDKGCPDTKTMIYGGFIRQPIANFSIDDAAVCVNDRVSFSNNSTTTDGDIQRSVWNFGTSAIEEQPDISTTLFKTFAAPGRYAVKLTVTNTGGCVDDTTQIVEVSPLPVINTEDNIVLFAGETRKLSITGERSDLAYSWSPATFLNSVIIAEPTISGITNDMVYKLVATSTGGCSATDSVSVKLLKPIEVPNTFTPNNDGINDLWLIENLQTYPNAKVEVFNRYGQLLYESKGIYKPWDGTYKGKPLPFGTYYYIIDTDGTVSTLTGYITIVK